The window AACCAAAACCGCGAATCGCCTTGAACATAGCATCGGTGATACGCAAATCACAGATCTAGCGATGTTAAAATAATGGATAAGCTCAGGAATAAGTGCCTCGGAAGAGGCGCTTATTTCGTTTGTCACTCTTTTCGTTAACTGAACTTTCGCATCATACCTAGAGGTAACCAGGCAAGCGCAAAACGGATGAACGCCCATGGCCAGGTTGGAACGAATGCCTTATCTACTTCTTTTTCAATCGCCTTGATAATACTCTTACAACCAGTTTCAGCATCGACGATAAAAGGCGGAGTTTTGCCTTCTTCGATAATTTCCGTAGCGATATAGCCAGGGTGAATCGTTGTCACCGATATTGGCTTGTGCAGAACATCAATGCGGATCCCTTCGGTTAAAGATGCAAGGCCCGCTTTGGTAGCAGCATAGGTAGTAAAGGCGCCGCGAAAGCCGCGCTCGGAACTCACCGATGAGATAGTAACTAAGTGACCATCATTCTGCGCCCTGAAGATTTCCATTGCCGCTTCACATTGTGCAAGAGCGGCGACAAAATTGGTCATAGCGGTACGACGATTTGCCGCAAAAAAACCCTTACCAATGGAGCCACCCTGGCCGATTCCAGCATTAACGATAACTCGATCTAATTGTCCAAGCTGTTCTCTGGCAGCCTTAAACACCTTAAAGACCTCATCATGATCGTTCACATCTAAAGGCATAACTAAGACTTTTTGCTGCGGATATTTTGCCGTTAATTCAGTCGCAAGTTCGCTTAATGCTTGTTCACGACGGGCACAAAGAACCAAATTCCTGCCCATCGCTGCATATTGTCGTGCCATTTCCTGGCCAAGCCCGGAGCTGGCACCTGTGATCAGAATGTTGTTTCTCATAAGCCATTATTCTAGTTGCAATTTTAACCTTGCTTATACGTTAACCTAACTATTCACGAATACCAAAAGAGATTGCAAATCCTAAGCAAAGATCAGCGTAGAATTCCAGATAAAAAGCGCTAGCAAAATAATCGCCACATTCCCCATAGCCCTTGTGCTGTGGACGTTAACAGCAATTAATATGCAAATTTTCGACATTTTGAGCAATTTAAAAACAATCAAATCAGACAGTTATTTTTTCATTTGATCTTATAAAAATTTTTGCCTATTTTTGCATTTATGGAGCAGGAAGTGACGCGATAACGCAGGCTCTATCCTTCAGTTTACGACCCCATTTTCTATTTTTCTTTTATATTCTGAGGTAAACCCAATGACTGGCAACGACATGATAGATGACGATTTCGAAGAGAATATGGACGACGGCGTGGATGCCGAAGAAACCGATACCGATATGCCGAAAGACGATGAGGCGAATGCCAAAACGCGAAAGAGAATCGATGAATTACTGGAGAAAAAACGTTTAAAAGAATTGCTTGATGAGGATGAATGGGAGATTTAAACATCTCCCATCAATATATAACTAAAGAAACATTACTCTTCGAAGTAAGTGCCCCAACCGTCATATTCGACCTGAAATTTTTCTGCCAATGCAAACATTGCCTTGGTTTCTTCCAACAACACGTCCTCATCGAGATATTGCTCGGTAACGATGTCGAAACAAAATACCGGGGTACCGTCTTCCAATTCAGCCTGTTCAGGTTCCTGAACTTCAAGGCCTTGTTTAAATGCCATCACTGCTGCATTTTCTAGGGTTCCAAAGTCTTCACTGGCAAAGTGATGTTCAATGGTGTGCACGGCTTCAGGGTTGGAACCATCTTCCAGTAATTCTTCAATTAAACCTGAAGTATGGGCTAACCACTCATTTAAATCTGACTGTTCCATTTTAGCTCTGCTCTGCCTGTTGACTGTTATGAAGCGTTTGGAAAGGGTTTCCCGCTTCCTCGCTTAGCTCGTTAATTTTCGCCAGCATTAACTCATGGGTATTGTTGGCGATGTGACGGATACCTTCTTTTGAAGTGTCGTGAATATGTATCGGCGGTAAAAACTCGATGATCATTTTGCCGTTGTTCCAACGGTTTAAATCCACCAGGTCGTGAGAATTACTCACACAAACAGGAACAATAGGTACGCCTGCCTGTGCCGCGGTATGAAACGCGCCGGTTTTAAATGGTAATAAGCCGCGACCATAACTACGGGTACCTTCTGGGAACAACCAAACCGAAATGTTCTTTTCTCTGATTTTCTGTGCTGCTGAAGCAATGGTATTGTGAGCTTTGGAACGATTGGCACGATCAATCAAAATATTGCCAGTAAACCAATACATTTGCCCAAAGAATGGGATCCACTTCAGGCTCTTCTTACCTATGCTCACCGTGCCTTTTGGCAATGATTTACTCACCGTGAAAATATCATAGCTGTTCTGATGATTGCAGACATAGACAACCGAACCTAAATCTTCGACTTCTTTAGGTCGTCTTATATCCAGCTCAACACCAATGACTGGTGAAAGGCTACCAACGATATTAGCGGGGAAATAAACATTATCTCGATGAAACGGACGAACAATACACATCAAAATCGATGCAAGTGACGTCAAAATTAA is drawn from Thalassotalea sp. PS06 and contains these coding sequences:
- a CDS encoding SDR family oxidoreductase, which encodes MRNNILITGASSGLGQEMARQYAAMGRNLVLCARREQALSELATELTAKYPQQKVLVMPLDVNDHDEVFKVFKAAREQLGQLDRVIVNAGIGQGGSIGKGFFAANRRTAMTNFVAALAQCEAAMEIFRAQNDGHLVTISSVSSERGFRGAFTTYAATKAGLASLTEGIRIDVLHKPISVTTIHPGYIATEIIEEGKTPPFIVDAETGCKSIIKAIEKEVDKAFVPTWPWAFIRFALAWLPLGMMRKFS
- a CDS encoding PA3496 family putative envelope integrity protein — protein: MTGNDMIDDDFEENMDDGVDAEETDTDMPKDDEANAKTRKRIDELLEKKRLKELLDEDEWEI
- the rraB gene encoding ribonuclease E inhibitor RraB, with amino-acid sequence MEQSDLNEWLAHTSGLIEELLEDGSNPEAVHTIEHHFASEDFGTLENAAVMAFKQGLEVQEPEQAELEDGTPVFCFDIVTEQYLDEDVLLEETKAMFALAEKFQVEYDGWGTYFEE
- a CDS encoding 1-acylglycerol-3-phosphate O-acyltransferase: MLAILRILTLAISLILTSLASILMCIVRPFHRDNVYFPANIVGSLSPVIGVELDIRRPKEVEDLGSVVYVCNHQNSYDIFTVSKSLPKGTVSIGKKSLKWIPFFGQMYWFTGNILIDRANRSKAHNTIASAAQKIREKNISVWLFPEGTRSYGRGLLPFKTGAFHTAAQAGVPIVPVCVSNSHDLVDLNRWNNGKMIIEFLPPIHIHDTSKEGIRHIANNTHELMLAKINELSEEAGNPFQTLHNSQQAEQS